A portion of the Punica granatum isolate Tunisia-2019 chromosome 7, ASM765513v2, whole genome shotgun sequence genome contains these proteins:
- the LOC116212941 gene encoding cyclin-U4-1 isoform X2: protein MSHQTSPKALEDSMSDGTRLPLNTILHLGLDKTDPEVPGSTPRVIAYLSSVLELSIQRNERSLEASRRKKDGVTVFHSSRPPGLSIRQYLERIFKYAPCSPSCFVAAQIYIDRFTARTRSRLTSLNIHRLLITSVMVAAKFMDDVSHNNAHYAKVGGISMEEMNELEMNFLFSIDFRLHVPVDVFVKYSKQLEKEAYSATRWIKACKVGDSRPDKQVKSGPAIAGLGCRAI, encoded by the exons ATGTCTCACCAGACATCTCCTAAGGCCCTGGAAGATTCGATGTCTGACGGCACCCGCTTGCCTCTCAACACGATTCTCCACCTGGGGTTGGACAAAACCGACCCTGAAGTTCCTGGAAGCACTCCAAGGGTCATTGCCTACCTCTCTTCCGTGCTCGAGCTGTCCATTCAGAGGAACGAGAGATCGCTCGAGGCATCGAGGAGGAAAAAGGATGGCGTCACCGTCTTCCACAGTTCAAGACCGCCTGGCCTGAGCATCAGGCAGTACCTGGAACGCATCTTCAAGTACGCTCCCTGCAGCCCGTCGTGCTTTGTTGCTGCACAGATATATATTGACAGGTTCACCGCACGAACACGCTCTCGCCTTACCTCGCTTAACATTCATCGGCTTCTGATCACGAGCGTCATGGTGGCTGCTAAATTCATGGACGATGT GAGCCATAACAATGCTCACTATGCGAAGGTGGGAGGAATAAGCATGGAAGAGATGAACGAACTTGAAATGAACTTCCTGTTCAGCATCGATTTCAGGCTCCATGTGCCTGTAGACGTTTTCGTAAAGTACTCTAAGCAACTGGAGAAAGAAGCCTATTCGGCCACCCGTTGGATTAAGGCGTGCAAAGTCGGTGACAGCAGGCCTGATAAACAAGTGAAAAGCGGACCTGCTATTGCAGGGCTCGGTTGCAGAGCCATTTGA
- the LOC116212941 gene encoding cyclin-U4-1 isoform X1: protein MSHQTSPKALEDSMSDGTRLPLNTILHLGLDKTDPEVPGSTPRVIAYLSSVLELSIQRNERSLEASRRKKDGVTVFHSSRPPGLSIRQYLERIFKYAPCSPSCFVAAQIYIDRFTARTRSRLTSLNIHRLLITSVMVAAKFMDDVFCRSHNNAHYAKVGGISMEEMNELEMNFLFSIDFRLHVPVDVFVKYSKQLEKEAYSATRWIKACKVGDSRPDKQVKSGPAIAGLGCRAI, encoded by the exons ATGTCTCACCAGACATCTCCTAAGGCCCTGGAAGATTCGATGTCTGACGGCACCCGCTTGCCTCTCAACACGATTCTCCACCTGGGGTTGGACAAAACCGACCCTGAAGTTCCTGGAAGCACTCCAAGGGTCATTGCCTACCTCTCTTCCGTGCTCGAGCTGTCCATTCAGAGGAACGAGAGATCGCTCGAGGCATCGAGGAGGAAAAAGGATGGCGTCACCGTCTTCCACAGTTCAAGACCGCCTGGCCTGAGCATCAGGCAGTACCTGGAACGCATCTTCAAGTACGCTCCCTGCAGCCCGTCGTGCTTTGTTGCTGCACAGATATATATTGACAGGTTCACCGCACGAACACGCTCTCGCCTTACCTCGCTTAACATTCATCGGCTTCTGATCACGAGCGTCATGGTGGCTGCTAAATTCATGGACGATGT TTTCTGCAGGAGCCATAACAATGCTCACTATGCGAAGGTGGGAGGAATAAGCATGGAAGAGATGAACGAACTTGAAATGAACTTCCTGTTCAGCATCGATTTCAGGCTCCATGTGCCTGTAGACGTTTTCGTAAAGTACTCTAAGCAACTGGAGAAAGAAGCCTATTCGGCCACCCGTTGGATTAAGGCGTGCAAAGTCGGTGACAGCAGGCCTGATAAACAAGTGAAAAGCGGACCTGCTATTGCAGGGCTCGGTTGCAGAGCCATTTGA